The window GATGGTTGAGGGCAAAGTCAGACTCTGAGAGGGGAGGAGACCCGTAGACGCTCTTTGGGGCGCTGTCTTGGAAGCTGATGCCACCGATGACGTTGGTCACGCCTTGGTACTCTGGTTGGATTGTCTATGTGGTGAAGTCCACGGGACAAGCTCTCATCGTAATGGTTCGCGTGGCTGTAGATGTTGTTACAACGGGGGGACCTCTAAGGGGACCAACAGTCTTAGTTATGGTGATTGTGGGCGAAACGACGACGGTCCTGGTGGATGTGACTGTGGGAGTTGGGAGGTCGATACAGCTACACGCTTTGGTGAGATCAAGAGTCGGGAATTGGGTGACGCAGTCAGGGATGGGCGGGATGTAAATTGGTGGAAGCAACTGTCGCTTGAGCGGCGTGGGGATGGCTGTGCAAGAGCTGCTGGTGACAGTTCTGTAATTGGTGAAACGATTAGACTGATGCCATGGTAGACACATATTGAAGGGCTATATACTTACACGGTAGTGCGGCTTGTGATGGTGGGACGAACGCCGTTGGAGTTGGTCGTCGTCACTGTGACAGTGGTTGGTCTAACGATAGTGGTGGTTCTAGACCTGATGAccgaaggaagaggagctaCGGCCTATGAGGTTTGGTGTTAGTTATCTCTATGGATTAGAATTTGGTTTTGAACGTGTGAGTGTGATTCCTTACAGCGCAATAGGCAATCGCCAAGGGGTCTCCAATGAGAACTCCGGTGATGACATTGACAGCCAGACAGGCTACACTATCATCGATACTCGGTACCACCAGTTGAGGCGTCGGAGACGCGACAATTGATGTGGAAAATGTCAAGGCCACGGCGGCCAGTGAATAGAGTGAATGCTTCATGGTGTCAACTTGAACTGTTAGGTTCGCGGATGATGAGTGAAGGTTGGTGGGGAGGTTAGGGATATATAACAGGGTCTAAAGcatattattatatagttttgcttcttcttcttctctcactCTTCTCCCCGATTTATTATGTTTTCCCATTACTCCTTGACTGTTCAAACTCTATCCCTAGAGGGCTGTGTTATGATTTGCCTTTGAGACGAAAAGGACTAGTTGTCTACCCGATCTTGGCGCATCTGGGTCATGGACAACACATCAAAGAATCACTTGATACACCGCCCCCCCATACGGGTGTAAGGGATACCTCTCTTCGAGATTTAGAAAACGCAACCTTCTACGATTGAAGCCTAAAAAACCGTGCTGTCGGATGCATGGAGCACATGAAACCTGCCAAATGAGGACATTCAACAAGTTGCAATACGAGAGTCTCGGTCTCGTAAAACGTCGGTTAAGATGTGATTCTGCCAAGATGGTGAGAGACATTACTAGGATCCTCCCGATAGCCCTGTACTGGAACCAATTTCCTCTAAAGTGTATTTTCTCACGGAGAAATGTAATGTTCTTTTGTAAGTGGCCTACGATAGAGTTCTAGAGCATCGTATTTGGATTAAGATGGGTACATGCGTGTCTCACAGCTCGAATACAACGAGAGGCTGGCCAATGAGAAACATCCCGGCATCTGCAGGGAAGGCTCGTAGCCTGAATGTATCAGTAAATGGCCGTCTTGATTTCCCGTGTCTTAGACCATGGCTTGCGTGGCACAAACGGtgttaaaaataaaaggtCTAGGCAGCTGTCATTTCGGTTCGGCTCGGAGTGTGGATGCTTCCGGATGTGAGGCAACCATTAAAGATGCACCAATCTCCCGAGTTTTTGAATGAGATTGACATCTTGTATCCTCAAGGGAGTAATCAACCATCGCCATGAGCTGGCTATTTGGTATCCTCAGTTTGTGGGGGCTGAATGCAAGTCTGATGGCTACCAGCTTATAATATGGCCCATAAGAAAGTCTATCCACCGGAAGGCTCTCCAAATAGCTTTGTTTAACTcatatatattttaaagtatcTCACCCTGCGCGTTACTACACATATATCCACATACATCCACATACCTCTATATCACCTAGCATTCAACAGCATGCATGTACCAGCCATGCACTACCACGTCATTTTGAAGAGTGCAAAACAGCCATAATCAAACGAGGTAGTCACGTCTTTGATCCAGAGCCCAAAATGTCTCACAGTACATGCGAAAAGCAACATCTCCCTTACCTCCAGGGTGGCTTCACGGCCTTATTTTCAGCTCACTTAGTACACTCCTCCACAAACTCAAACAGGCAATTTGGTATATCGCCACCATTGAGCCCGTGGCATCTATCATGCCATGAGAGAAGCCGGCGCCTTATTGCCGCTGTGTTATGGGCAAATCTGCGAGGGTGTGGCTTAAGTCGCCATAGGCTCTGCCGAGTGGTGTGGTGCTGTATGCGTTGGTATACATACAAGTCTTAAGCAACCTTGAACGATGACGTCGGTTTAATCTCACTCGGACTCAGCCTATACTAGCTTAAAAACTATGTGATTTCTAGAGGAAGAATATGTAGCTTAGGTAGCGCGAGTGACTcggctgctggtggtgattgCCCATGTCATCCATCACTAATACCCTACACTCGAGATGCATGTAAGTTATCAACTCGCACTAAAGGAAATGCGCTGGATTTTATGCACGGCAGACTTGTATCTCCGTAGTTCCGCTTTGTGGGTTGGGATCATCATTCTACATGAAGGATACGCCCGGAGTTATTATTGCCTGAATTGGAAATGGAGTAATCCGTCCGAATCACGCTGCCTATTCCTTGATGCTTGTCTGGGACATATAGCTGCATGGCCATCGCTCACGGCATCACTCCtccatctttcttctctcatgTATGGGATCTCGACGGATGATCTTGACCATTACGCtgcttttttgtttctaGTTTTTGCTTTCAATACTCCAGAATGGCAGATTTCAGCCATCTTGGAGGCCCCTCTGCGGAATGGGTAGAATTCTCAAAGCAATTGTCACTGCCACCCCGCCCGAATTTTACAGCCAACCTCGACATGAAAGCCATCCGTCAGACTATCAATTCTCAGAGGTTCCTCGCAAGGAATGAAGAACTGAAAGCAATGGTTAATCACGGCGTCAAATGCGAAACTATCATGGTTGTTACTAGTGACTATCTCGAAATACCTGTTCGACTGTATACTCCGCCCAAACGAAGAAACCCTGCTTCAGTCCTTCTATACTTTTATGGtggtggcttcttctccggaTCGCTATCTGTAGATGACGCTGCGTGCATAAATTTGGCTCGCAACTGTGGACTAGTTGTAGTCAGTGTTGGTTACCGGCTGACACCAGAATGGAAGGCTCCAACGCAGTTCCAAGATGCCTGGGATGTCCGATGCTGGGTATTAGAGAATGCAGAAGCTCTTGGTATCTCTTCTACTTTCAATCTCTATGTAATGGGGATCAGCGCTGGTGCGTGTTTGGCTGCGAGCATTGTGATTCGGGAGAGGATGGTATGTATTGCGCCGATTTAACAACAAAGTCAACATGATTAGACTAACGTTTCAATGCCCCATCTAGTCAGGTGAAGCTGTTATCAAGGGCCAAAGCCTCTGCGTACCGTGGCTGTGCCTACCCGAAAAGTTCCCTATCGAAGAGATTCTTCCAGGGAAAGCTTcgccaatgcaatgcagagaTGCGGCACTACTTCCACATAGCTGGGTTGTGAAGTATGCAGATATGCTGGATACACCGGAGTCGCATCGTGACAGTCCAGTGATTAATCCCCTCTTGTTTGACGAGCAGGTTGTAACGAGCTTACCGCCTTCTCATATTATGGTCTGCGGAGATGATCCTCTCCGCGATCACGGCATGCTCATGAAGCAGAAACTTGACCGTTTGCGGTAAGTTATCCCATTATACCCTACTTGATAAGGATTCTTTTGTGAATAATAGCTACTAACTCGCTCCCGCCTCCAGTGTCTCAACCAAACTTCACACGTATCCGGGATACCCTCACTTCTTTCGTCGGTTCCCGAATTGTCCAGCTAATAAAAGTTGGGATAACGATTTGCTAGAAGGCATCGAATGGATGATGGCGCAATCTGAGATGGAAAGCCAAGAATAAACTGGCTGATCGCCATATACAGACTATGGTCATATATGTAATACTATATGCGAATATATCTGACACAACCCCATATACACATCGCTTAGTTATAAACATATCCGTAAACCGGTAAATAGATTCCTCCATTCTAAGTTTCTTTCGCCAACATCATGCTCATAGAATTCCATCATTCTATCTGAATAGCAAATCAATGCAATGATTCGCACGCCGAACGGTCCAGTATTGAAGCAGCTCTGGGTGACATTGGGGTACAAACGACATCAGTATAAGAGCACTTGTAACCCTAAACCATGAGAGTCGGGCACGACGCGGCAAGAGTCTTTGGAATCAAGGCAAAGTCGGCACGGCAAACTTCCGGTCAGTAACCCATGTTGCGCTGGTACTATCGAGGTTCATGAGATCCTCTACTTATCATTTTCCATCCGCGTATCTCGCCGGCTATGCCATTGTGTGGGGCCGATATAGGCCGTCAAATGTTCCACAATTAACCCCGTGTTAGATGCGCAGGCTAGATGCAGCAATATTAACCAACATGCAACACTAAGATGGTGATCAGCCCGGACGGGCCGCAAGCGCCATTCACCAGTACGTAGCTCAACATATACTACTAAGGATGCTGGGGTTAACGTAGGATGTTGACGTAAAGCTTATGCTTGGGGAGGAGCTGCCGCACAGATCGAGTTAGAGGGCATCCAACTGAAGTTCGTCTTTGGTCTCTAGGTCAAGGTTAGTGCCTACAGTACTACATGATTGGCGGTGAGTCAGGAGTCAGAAGCATAGCTGTCCTTATGGCAAAGCTTTCGTATCAACATTTACTTGTCTCAAGTCTGATGATATGAGACAGCTATCACCTATAACCATTTAACAATTAGTTGTCCATCTTTTACGAGGAGATCACATTGACCCGCTTTCTCTTTAAACTAGAGGATTGGCCTATCGGAACATATCTCATCCCTGTACGAATTTACCGATCCCTTACTCCTACTCCGTACATTAACACATTACTACATGGGCAAATGGTGTTTTCCAAATAAGGAACAGCCTCATTGCTACTCTCTAGTAAGCTCACATGATAAATCAGCTCAATCAGGAAGCGCTTCTGTATCGTCAATCTGCACTGCTCTCCGAGGAATTCGCTAGTGACCGCCTCTCATTAACTCCCGAGGAGTGATGGTTAGCGGGTAAACACGAGGCACTTCTTCCTATACATATCGGCTCGCCAAAAGAACTACACGCGCTTCgaggatggaagaaaagTATGTCTTTCCGAGctcaacatcgtcatcactgGCGCGTCTAACACAGTCTTCTGCAAGGTTTACCCACGGTCAGGGGACCAAGAACCTCCCGGCGCGTGATTTTGATATGCTCCTCCGTAAAAGACGTCGTCTCCGTGCAGCAAAATCATGTTACCCATGTAGGCGTCGGAAAGTCAAATGTAATCTCCGTCAGCCATGTGGAAGTTGTGTCATCCGGGGCCACCCAGAGCTTTGTGATTATAGCGTCCAAAGTCTTCCCGGTAGAGAGCAACTCTCCCAACCTCGGGACATGACTGATGGAGGGGAGCCATCCGATGCCACTAATGAAAGGACAGCAGCCATCAACATGGACCAAGGGCTTTATCTGGACCCCCTTTCACACTACAGTACTAAGGTGCATGTGGGATATGAGTCGCTTCCTAGTCTTGTCTCCATTTACCAACCATTAAGCGCGAACCAGCCACAGCCGGCTCAGAAAGCGTGGACTCTCGGGCCCACTACAAGTCCACAGACCGTCTTTGAGCTCTTGTGCCTCCAAGACTCAAGCACAATGTTTCCGTTTACGAATATTTGGGCATCCGAGGATGGCCCAGACAAGGTTTACAGTGCCCTACCTGAAGACGAAGCTATATTGAGGCAAGTGACTTTCTCTCATTGGCATTCCCTGTTACTGATGATATTCAAGCCATCTTAAGTTTTGTCAGGAATCATTATTCAGTATCTTGCCCCCCTTCATAAATTTCCCACAATTTGAAGCCACCCTTTCGCTATTTCTTtacgagagagaaaagccaAGATCGGATGTCTTAGCAAACCCGCCATCAAGCTGTACCTCCTCGTGGTTTGCTCTTCTGTTTAGCATATTAGCATGTGGCGCACAGCTTGCTTCATCAGACGTGGATTCTGAAATGCTTAAAGCTCGTGTTTTCGGTGAGATACCCATCAAGCACTGCAATTCTTCTACCTGTGATAGTTAATCTAACTTGCCTTCAGCCTGTTGCGCATTCCAGTGCTTGAGATTTAGCaatttcctctcttttcctaATGCTGAGACTATCCAGACACTTATACTATTACTTAACTTTCTCAGAAACCAGGCCGATGCAGGAGCTTCATGGTCACTACTTGGTACGTGCAATAGCTACTTCATCAAGTTTTACATGACACACTTACATTAACATTACTCTTAGGTCTGGCCATACGACTTGCTCAAGCCATCGGGATGCATTGCCCTCCTGACCCTGAGAGCATATCCGACCCCACTGAAAAGGATGAGGCGATTATACACCATCATATCTGGTAAGATATATCACTAATGCGCTTTACATTTTGACCTATACCGATAACTGTGGACTAGGCGCTCATTGATATGGCAAGATACGCTGATATCACTGTGTTACGCCCGGCCATTGGGTATAAATGTCCTAGAAGAAGTAATACTAACAACTCCGACTGGGCGAGGCGAAGTCCGATTTGACTCTTTTTCGAACAGCACTCATAATCTATTCATGGTTGCGAATAAGATTGGCCAGGCCCTTCAATACGCAAAATGTGTAAAACAGCCCCTATCACTGTTGAAGATACATAAATTCAAGGATCTGATCAATCAGGTCGAGTCTCGTTCCCTTCCCCACATACGAGATGTGTTGAAATGTCAGGGCCGGGCTGATTATTTCCAACACTGCTTCTTTCGGTTGTTTTCAGATTCGGTCATGTTATGTTTATGCCGTCCCGCTGTACTGTCCGGCCATCATGAACATGGTCAAGAACTTGGCAGTCTCTGTATGAGCCGTTGTCGGTCTGTTTTGCGAACATACCTAGAGCTGCTCAAGTTGAACAATCCACTGAGACGGTCGTGGATATTTATGCACGTTACGCTCAGCTGCGCATTGTGCTTGGGGGTCACTGCAGACATTGGAAAGCTCAAGTCAGACAAGAGCTTACTGAAAAAGTTCTTTGATGCTTTGTTGGAAAGTACCATTTGTCTTAAGATACCTCCATACGCAAATGCCTTGAAACTACTGGGGGATCTCATCGGTAGCCATGAACTGGATAAAAAGCAGCACGGTTGACACTTGGTGTTTTTATAGCACGTGTAATTCATCAGCTTGCGAGAGTTCGGGATCCAGGAGTGATGGAAAGTTTTGGCACAATCGCAACGAAGCTGTTTCTCTTATAGGCCCTATAATTTTTATCATGAGAATTAACATTTTTAATATGTGTAGCTTATGCTACAACGGTTTAAGATTCCTGTATGAATGCTTCCAAATGTTTTTGGCTGGTCGCCTTCATCCTAGCCAATCAACTCAGTGAAATCTCTCCAGATTGCATCATTTGCTAGACCAACGAAATCCTCGTGAAACAAGCTCATGCCAAGATCCATGTGCCCTTCTTTATTCTTCGGCATCATATACACTAGATCTGGAAGCTCCGGCAGCCTAGCCCTACGGACAAAATCGGGCACGCCAATCGCTGTCCCAAAGCTGCAGTTTGCTAGCCAGTGCAGCTGCACCCATGATGAGATTAATATGTCCTTTCCgaatttcttctttgctgcgTAGAAGATCGTGGTCTTATCCTCCGTCTCGTTGATGAGCGTCGCGAGACTGCGCATGTAAAAGTCATCGATGCGGTTGAGCGATTCTCTAATGCtgatggcggcatcggcAAGAGAACCATCAACAAGTTCGCGAGCCGTGGGCCAGGCCGTGTCGGCGAGACCGCATAGATGGCCAAGATATCCTTCACTGACTGGCGGATCCAGTTTTCGTCTTCCATCTACCGCTCGAAGACAGTGAACATCTTCGTCTGGTGCCACACGATTCCCAGCCAAGCGAACAGCCGTAAGTCGCTGTATGTAGAAAGCCGTGACAGCATCATTCGTAGAGACCCAAGTGCGCCCACTCGAggcaatctccttgagctttGCAAGCTTCTCGGCGGGGAACCGCCAGTAATTCCACGGTGCTTTACCTGGCGCGCCATGGTGGCCCGACTGCCCCAAGGACGATGGCTTTCTCAGATCGCTGTGATCGAGGCCGACTTCGCCTGGCTTTAGCAGCGGCACAATGGTGTCGGCATCTTGATTTCCAGCCTTGACTAGCTCTgcatccagctcttctccccgtgcggcagcagcaaacatCTTGAGAACGATGCCCTGTCCGTTCATATCAAGGGCGTTATGCATAGAAGCAAAGCATAAAAGCAATCCTCCCTTTACAAAATTAGCCTGTATAATGAAGACTGGGCGCTCCGTCTCCTCAGTATACACATAGCCCATGCCTTTCTTGGGGCATAGGATGTCCCCGTCCAGCATGGCAAACGGTGCATTGGCCCTGAGAATCTGCTCATAAGAGGGACATAAGTCGGTGCAGTCTTTTCGGCGGACGGGAGATACTCCATCATGAGGCGGATACGGGATGATTTCATATTTGCCGGAGCTCGTAGCTGATTGTCCTCTTTTGACGACCTGACCAGCAAGGAATGGATAAGCATCTAGAAGTTTTATAGCGGCCTTATCTAGTGCTGCCATGACTTCATCTTGTTGCACTCCAGGCTGATCAGGAAACCCTAGAACAACTACAGTGTAGGTGTCCCAGCCGAGCTGCCCAAAAATTCCGGGTTGGCGAAGTGTTTTTGCCATATCGTGAGAATGATACAGCGGTTCAAAGAAGGTAATGAAGAGATTTGAGAAACTGCATTTTGATGGTGATCATGGGCCTTTTTATACTTCCAAGAAGTGCTGTGTCACCTTCTAACACATAGTGTCTGGTATGTTGATGAACCATCTTAGTATAGCTTCGTAGTCTGACTCAGATCATTAGCCAACGGGACGGGCCAAGATAATTTCCGTGGTATAATACATTAGATTCTTACATACGTTCACCGATCCGTATATCATCCTTACTAAATGAAACTCAGCATGCTGCGTTACTTCGCGAGTCTATTCACAGAATCGCAGCTACCATATTTCCGGGCCTTCGCACTTTGAACGGAGATAATTATGGGTCGGCGCATTTCTTGCTTGGGCTTCTCTTCCCGACAGGGATACATTGAGGAGCCTATTGTATTTTAACTGCAACCCAAAGAAGTGCCCATTCAAGATATACGATTTGTATTTATTTACGAGGGATGATCACGTTGGTCCGGTCATCAGTCGGATCTCGTTGCTAACTTGTCTCAATTGCAATTTAAATGAGTGTTACAACGAATGTAACCTCGGTTTTAGGAGTTGATACACCGCCATTACTATTGCTTGGGCGGTTCTCAGAAAAGTTGGTGCTAATACCATCTTGACAGTAATTCTTGTAATAGTAGCGTCCAACGATTGCCCTCGCCGCTATAGAGATGATAATAGCCAGTAGTAGCCTCAAATGAACTATCCGTCTAAAATTGCATTTCTAATAACAGTTGGAGATAGTTGTCAGAGCCGTTAAATCGACGGTGGTGGAAGTGGCAAAGTAGAGGTGTGCATTATATTTATGAGTTGATGACGAGCTCAACTGCAATCATAGGATGCACGTTTGTTTCCGAAGGAGCCGTTGATTACATTAATGGCGCCAACAGGGTAAATACGAGACGAAAAAGGATACGCGAGTGCCGTGGAAGCCGGTTTGTATGGTAAATTGGAGGGTGTAGGGGTAGAACCAGCTTGGTAGAATCCATCAATGACACGTATGGTATTGCAGTGGGCCTGTTTAGAGATCTTCGTCGAGGCTGATACCATGGGCTGTTGGAATATTGTCGGAATCCAACTCTTTGGAATTAAAACTCAGATGGAAGACCATTAATGCCGTCAAGTTGGGGGCCTAAGGTaccaaagagaagagaacagGTCCCCTGGTCAGGATAGCACGGCACAGGTATGTGGCGGCCCATCCACCAACTTTGTCAAGGAGGTGTCAACATGTATCCCTACACGACAACAGTAGATTTCTATAATAAAAGGCCCAACTTTCCGCCGAGCCGACAGTCTGTGTTAATGCTATTAGCAACCAATCGCCATTCAAATAAGCCCAAGTTTGATCAAAGTAAGACCTTTGCGTCTCTAACAATATGTCGACACCTTCCAAGAGTTTGAGAATTGCAATCGTTGGGGGAGGACTGGGTGGTCTGATGGCAGCCCTCTGTGTCCACACATTCTGTGATCCAACTGCAATCAAGATTGATGTTTACGAGCAAGCCTCGGAGTACAAAGAGATTGGTGCAGGCGTCAGTCTTGGCAGAAATACATTGAGAGTCATAAAACAGATTGGACTCTATGAGCAAACCTATGCGATAGCAGGCAAGACTAACATTTGGTTATCGGCTCGGCGATACGATACTGGTGAAGAGATTGTCAGGATCAGAGCAGATGGGGATGAGCCATCACATTTGCCAGTGCATAGGGCTGAATTTCTAGCCCTCCTCATACATACGATTCAAGACAGGGCTGCTGCAACTCTTCATCCCAATAAAAAATGTTTGGCAATAGAGGTAAGAGGTTTTGCATACCCGTGAAAGACTTGACAGTATCTCATATCCTAGTGTAGGAGATGGATGACTCTATCGTACTGAATTTCGCAGACGGCGCAGTGGCCACGGCAGATCTCGTAGTTGCGGCTGATGGCATTCACTCTCGTATACGTCAACACTACCATGTACGCTATATTTACCAAATTCACGTGCAACGCTACATATACGAAGCACTAATTTTCTTAGAACGATGATGCACAGTTCGGTGAGATGGTTGTATATCGCGGCTTAGTTCCAACGGATGCTATCAAGGACTGGTGGCCGCTGGACACTTACACTCCCATCTGGATAGGTCCGGGCAGATACTTTATTGTCTACCCCGTTAGCGATGGATCTTTGCTGAATATCGGCGCATTCGTAGCGACCGACGGCAAATCACTTAAGAATAAGACAGAAAGCTGGACGCTGAGGGGGGATAGATTCGATCTGGAGAAGGATTACGCGGATTTCGACCCTACGGTTAACCGTCTCATCCAACACTTGGACGAAAAGCCTCTGAAATGGATCCTGTATGATCGACCTCTGTGCAACAAGTGGATATTCGCAAATGGTAAAGTAGCGCTGCTAGGGGATGCAGCCCACGCTATGGTTCCTCATCAAGGTATGCGTTATGAAGCAGCTTGAGCATCATTTACTGACACTCCATAGGTGCTGGCGTTGGTCAGGCTATAGAAGACGGGTATATACTTGGACAGTGTTTGAGGGATTATCTAAATGATTCAAGCCCTTGCACTCTAGAGGATTGGTTGACAAATGTCTACCAATCAGTTCGACTCCCTCGGGCTCAAAGAGTACAGACGACGTCGAGAGAAAACGGGAATAATCTGCATGCTCAGTCAAATACTTTCAAGGATCCGATGTCTGAAGAGTGTCTAAAACAAAATCTCCAGAGCCGAATGCAATGGATATGGGCTGATGATATAGACGCCATGTATAATAATGCTCGAAAGAGCATGTTGTCTGGCGGTGCTGATGATGCAAATCGCAAGGATTCACAAGTATAATCGGATGGGCCGCTTCATGGTGCCATGAGGGAGCAATCAGGTGGTGAGGGTCTTTGTCTATCCCCGTCTGAGGCAAATAGAGCCGTGGCTAGTTCATCGACCGAAACAAGCCCAGAAGCTTATGGCAGGATGAAGGTTTTGAGTTGATGTCCATATTATTAGAATGGAATAGAGGGGTCTGGCGCCCAGATAACCAAATTGAGCCGCCAGAGAACCACTCCCTAAAATTGCAAGCATTCAATTGAACTCTAATTGTGAATATCTCAGCCACATATCCATTAATATTAATGTTAGTCAATTCACACAAGTAATAAATACTCCATTAGATACCTAGCAAAAAACATGCTTTGATAGAGCATCCATCACTGCAGCATCCATAGAATTCGGCCCACTTCACGACTACCCGAGATTCAACCGGCACATCTTCCAAACCGACAGTGAGCTTACCATCACTAAAGCTTCAACCTACGAACCACTACAGCACCAAGTTCATCTTTAGGATCGCAGCCTCTCTCCGTCGCGTTCGCCTCCATTGAATCTCGGCGCTATCAATTCTGCAACCGATTATCCACGCGCCGCATCCGTCGCTTGTTTCCCACTCGTAGAGCAGAGCAGTGCAGCAAGATGGGCAAAAAGAAGCGCGGCCATCCCGATGTCGAGGAAATCCTCTCGCGACCATGGTGTTATTACTGTGTGTGCAGACTTTATCCACACCCCCTGAGGCGTCTCGTTTTCCAAACTGCTAACCGTTGCTTTCTCCATAGGCGAGCGTGATTTCGAAGATCTGaagctcctcatctcccACCAAAAAGCCAAGCACTTCAAATGCGACCGATGTGGCCGACGCCTAAACACTGCAGGAGGTACGTTTTCCATTGTGCGAGCCTTGTTGGATAACAGTGCTTCGGTTTCGCGAGCAAAGGGGAGAAGACTGGCTAACAATTGGCGCGCTCTCAGGTCTCTCCGTCCACTTGAACCAGGTTCACAAAGAGACGCTTAGCCAGGTTGAAAATGCGCTGCCCAACAGACAGGGACTCGAGGTCGAAATCTTCGGCATGGAGGGCATTCCGCAAGAAGTGCTCGAACAGCACCGGAATCGTATCATCCAAAACTTCTACCAAGCACAGGAGGACCGCAGAATTGCGACCGGCAACCCCCCGCCTGGCCAATCGAAGAACCcgagaaagaagatcaagattGAGACAGCAGAGGAGCTCCTAAAAAGATTCGCCGAGTATCGGGTCCAGCGAAAAGCGGCGGTGGCAAGCGGTGGTACCATGGAGGGTGTCGTACAAACAGGCACCGCTTTCCCTCAGCAAGCGTTCAACCAGCCCGGCTTTCCTGGACAGCAACCACACGGACAAGCAGCTTACGGATTTTCCTCAGACTCCCTTCCAGCGCGGCCTTCTTCAGGCCTCGTTGGAGCACCTGGTTTGCCCCAACGACCAACACAGGCCGGATTCTGGGGTGGCTCAGCTCAAGCTGCCGCTTCTGGCGATGAAATTGATCAGTTAATTCGCATGGCCGAAGCCGGTGTCAAGCCACAGAAgaaggcagaagaaggcgaggagggagaaggcaagagcaaaaaggacaaggacaagaagggcCGCATGATCTACGACGATGCAGAGTTCAGTc of the Trichoderma breve strain T069 chromosome 4, whole genome shotgun sequence genome contains:
- a CDS encoding GLEYA domain-containing protein; this translates as MKHSLYSLAAVALTFSTSIVASPTPQLVVPSIDDSVACLAVNVITGVLIGDPLAIAYCAAVAPLPSVIRSRTTTIVRPTTVTVTTTNSNGVRPTITSRTTVTVTSSSCTAIPTPLKRQLLPPIYIPPIPDCVTQFPTLDLTKACSCIDLPTPTVTSTRTVVVSPTITITKTTIQPEYQGVTNVIGGISFQDSAPKSVYGSPPLSESDFALNHRGYIYARQTGTYTFTLNLVDDAAYIWIGPEACSGWTGDNADLKAVYNNGPATGTFTPTFKKASTILSVSSTVRDLALPSSTSRSAP
- a CDS encoding alpha/beta hydrolase fold domain-containing protein; this encodes MADFSHLGGPSAEWVEFSKQLSLPPRPNFTANLDMKAIRQTINSQRFLARNEELKAMVNHGVKCETIMVVTSDYLEIPVRLYTPPKRRNPASVLLYFYGGGFFSGSLSVDDAACINLARNCGLVVVSVGYRLTPEWKAPTQFQDAWDVRCWVLENAEALGISSTFNLYVMGISAGACLAASIVIRERMSGEAVIKGQSLCVPWLCLPEKFPIEEILPGKASPMQCRDAALLPHSWVVKYADMLDTPESHRDSPVINPLLFDEQVVTSLPPSHIMVCGDDPLRDHGMLMKQKLDRLRVSTKLHTYPGYPHFFRRFPNCPANKSWDNDLLEGIEWMMAQSEMESQE
- a CDS encoding fungal specific transcription factor domain-containing protein — protein: MLKARVFACCAFQCLRFSNFLSFPNAETIQTLILLLNFLRNQADAGASWSLLGLAIRLAQAIGMHCPPDPESISDPTEKDEAIIHHHIWRSLIWQDTLISLCYARPLGINVLEEHS
- a CDS encoding transferase family domain-containing protein — protein: MAKTLRQPGIFGQLGWDTYTVVVLGFPDQPGVQQDEVMAALDKAAIKLLDAYPFLAGQVVKRGQSATSSGKYEIIPYPPHDGVSPVRRKDCTDLCPSYEQILRANAPFAMLDGDILCPKKGMGYVYTEETERPVFIIQANFVKGGLLLCFASMHNALDMNGQGIVLKMFAAAARGEELDAELVKAGNQDADTIVPLLKPGEVGLDHSDLRKPSSLGQSGHHGAPGKAPWNYWRFPAEKLAKLKEIASSGRTWVSTNDAVTAFYIQRLTAVRLAGNRVAPDEDVHCLRAVDGRRKLDPPVSEGYLGHLCGLADTAWPTARELVDGSLADAAISIRESLNRIDDFYMRSLATLINETEDKTTIFYAAKKKFGKDILISSWVQLHWLANCSFGTAIGVPDFVRRARLPELPDLVYMMPKNKEGHMDLGMSLFHEDFVGLANDAIWRDFTELIG
- a CDS encoding FAD binding domain-containing protein, translated to MSTPSKSLRIAIVGGGLGGLMAALCVHTFCDPTAIKIDVYEQASEYKEIGAGVSLGRNTLRVIKQIGLYEQTYAIAGKTNIWLSARRYDTGEEIVRIRADGDEPSHLPVHRAEFLALLIHTIQDRAAATLHPNKKCLAIEEMDDSIVLNFADGAVATADLVVAADGIHSRIRQHYHNDDAQFGEMVVYRGLVPTDAIKDWWPLDTYTPIWIGPGRYFIVYPVSDGSLLNIGAFVATDGKSLKNKTESWTLRGDRFDLEKDYADFDPTVNRLIQHLDEKPLKWILYDRPLCNKWIFANGKVALLGDAAHAMVPHQGAGVGQAIEDGSTPSGSKSTDDVERKRE